One stretch of Mangifera indica cultivar Alphonso chromosome 9, CATAS_Mindica_2.1, whole genome shotgun sequence DNA includes these proteins:
- the LOC123225002 gene encoding transcription factor bHLH130-like, whose translation MDSSSSHNFQNQSDSGLLRFHSAPGSLLANFTDTVNKSNFEADRLMSRFMNSGGDTGNNSNFQEFEDKSSVHYGIINSQQKCCGLPPYCPRQSSPMDTSFELLMDQNTQVKNVNSNLVRQSSSPAGLFAKLSAQNGHSTAREVGNYGGLNGSNGEVNPSTNRLKSQLSLSSRIPSRLGILSKISEIESDNIAGSPTDGKVGNGNGDARFYCAGFPYGSWNESSHFVDNFTGMKRDQENDRKLFSSTQSGELGNCVHILSHQLSLPKTSAEIAAMEKFFQFQDSVPCKIRAKRGCATHPRSIAERVRRTRISERMRKLQELVPNMDKQTNTADMLDLAVEYIKDLQKQFKTLSDNRANCKCSNIQKPVPNQIVGLASAQKMRKMMNRG comes from the exons TGATTCTGGGTTGTTGAGGTTTCACTCTGCTCCAGGCTCTCTTCTTGCTAATTTCACTGATACCGTTAATAAGAGTAATTTTGAAGCAGACAGATTAATGTCAAGATTCATGAACTCTGGAGGGGATACTGGTAATAACTCTAACTTTCAAGAATTTGAAGATAAATCGTCGGTTCATTATGGGATTATTAATTCTCAACAAAAGTGTTGTGGGTTGCCTCCTTATTGTCCAAGGCAGAGTTCTCCTATGGACACCTCATTTGAGCTCTTAATGGATCAGAACACTCAAGTAAAAAATGTTAACTCCAATCTCGTTCGGCAGAGTAGCTCCCCTGCTGGACTTTTTGCCAAATTGTCTGCTCAAAATG GCCACTCAACTGCAAGGGAAGTAGGAAACTACGGTGGGTTGAATGGATCAAATGGAGAAGTCAATCCATCTACAAATAGACTGAAAAGTCAGCTTAGCTTATCATCAAGAATACCTTCTCGGTTGGGCATCCTCTCCAAGATCTCCGAAATTGAGAGTGATAACATTGCAGGTAGTCCTACTGATGGAAAGGTTGGAAATGGTAATGGTGATGCTCGATTTTATTGTGCTGGATTCCCGTATGGTTCTTGGAACGAGTCATCCCATTTTGTGGATAATTTTACTGGCATGAAAAGAGACCAGGAAAATGACAGGAAGTTATTTTCTAGTACTCAg AGTGGAGAACTGGGAAATTGCGTTCACATATTATCCCATCAGTTGAGTTTGCCTAAGACTTCGGCAGAGATAGCTGCCATGGAGAAGTTCTTCCAGTTTCAGGATTCTGTCCCCTGCAAGATTAGAGCAAAACGTGGTTGTGCCACTCACCCTCGAAGCATTGCCGAAAGg GTTAGAAGAACCCGGATCAGTGAACGAATGAGGAAACTACAAGAGCTTGTTCCAAATATGGACAAG CAAACAAACACCGCGGATATGTTAGATTTGGCTGTTGAGTATATTAAAGACCTCCAAAAGCAATTTAAG ACTCTTAGTGACAATCGGGCCAACTGCAAGTGTTCAAATATTCAGAAGCCAGTTCCGAATCAAATTGTTGGACTCGCTTCTGCACAGAAGATGAGGAAAATGATGAATAGGGGTtag